The nucleotide sequence AATGGTTCTAAGGAGAGGCCCGAGGGTGGGAGGGGTTTTGCAGACCCGTGTCGATTTGGTCTCCCACGCTAGGCCGTGAggtcctggagggcagggcccgACCCTCATTCACCTCTGTACCCGGATGACCAGGTGGGGAGCTACACACAGTTAAGTATTCGGTGTTTGCCTGAATCCACTGGGTGCATTCCAGCAGTGGCCACGAGATGGCAGCACACACCCAGCAGAGACAGACTCAGCTGAAGGGAGGGGCAGCAGGTGCTTAGAGGGGGAGCCCACGCACAAAGAAAGGCTTCCCCGTGCTCCTCTCAGTCCCCGTGGGTCCCCGGCTGCCCCATAACGTCCCTCAGAGTCTTCCCTAGCAATACTCACTGAGGAGGGCACCGCCATAGAGGCGGATGGGGGTCTTGCTGGTCACCTGGGCTCCATCAAAGACCGCATCATAGAGCTGGTCAGGGAAGGCGAGGGCCTGTGGACATTGGTGGGAAGTTCATGGGCAAAGTTGGTGGGGGTCGCTGTTGAAACATCCTCTGGACatgtccctccttccccccagaagCAGGGCTGAGATCCCTGGGGCAGTCCACTGTCAGAACCTTGATTGGCCCCAAGCCTGCCGTGCCAGGACAGAAGGCTCTGGGTTTCTAGGGGCAACGAGTCAGGAATGTGGACCACGGGATCTAGGATGTTCCAGAGCAGGCCGGGTACAGGTGGGAATGAGTGTCGGGAGCTGGGACTGTGGACGGAGCTAGAGGGCCTTCAGCATGATGACCATGTGGGTAGAGGCAGCGGGGCCCCCAGGGTAGAGGAGGAACCCCCAGCAGAGGTTCAGAGGCAGGACACAGGGAGTCGGACCCAGGGCCGGGGGcacggtgggggggcggggggctcaccATGATGGCGATGCCGGAGAAGAGCACAGCAGAAGCAAACTGCCAGACCCTGGGGACACGTGGAGAGACGGGTCACAGCCAGGCCCCTTGCTGCTGCGCCCAGGCCCCAGGGGACCCTCCCCTCTCCAGCCAAGATGTCCAGGGATGGCTGGCGTTAGGGGGAGGGAACGAGACGGGATGGAACCACAGGCACGAGGGCACCGGGGCAGAGCTGATGTGGCAGGGTCTGGCACGGCCCTTCCCCATAACCCTGCCCCCGGCCCAAACTCACGCTCAAGTGCTCACCTCAGCCCCAGAGGCTCCCGAACAGCAAACTTGATTTCATTGCCCAAGACCTGGCTGATCTGTGGACAAACAGGGGTCAGGGCCATGCCCAGCCCACTCACTCCCCTCCCGGAGCCCCCTGGCGTGTCCGGGCACCCACCGGGGTACTTCTGCTCAGCCAGAAGGTCACCCAGGCTGGGAAGGTCACAGTGAAGCCACCCCCCCCCTGCCTCTCCTTGACACCGGGGCTTACACAGGAAGCTGAAAATACGGTGGGCAAGAACAAAAGCTCAGGGGTCCGCTAGacactggctctgccacttactggtaacggccttgggcaagtcctggccctctctgggcctcagtttcctcctctaccAAATGGATTAATAACCATCCCCCAGCACTTTAGTGAGATTAAATAATGCTTATAAAGCGATCGTTGCAGTAGCTGGCACATAATAAGCGCGAAATTCATTCTAGCGAGCTGTCTTCGTTTTTGTTACGATTCCCCGGACATCTCAGTTAAGTTCCTAGAGAAAATGAGCTAAGTCCTGGGGCTCCTGCAGCCACAGCTACTCTTCTCCCAGATGGCAGGCCGGACCCGCCTCCCCAAAGGGGTGTGGAGGTGGGCCCCCGGGTGTGGCCAGCTgaaggccccgccccgcccggcccaCCTTGGAGCGGTGCACCTCCCCGTCGTCGTCCTCCCCGCCCACGCCGAGGATCTTGCGGGTCTTCAGGCGGCTCACGAGGTCCGTCTGGCTGTGCTTCTTCATGAGAGGCGGGGGCTGCTTGGCCGCCATCTCGTCCCGGAGCCGCTGTCTACAGAGGCCGCGGGGAGACACCAGCCTCAGCCACAGGTCCTGCCCGGCCCCCAGACGTCAGGGGCACCCAGTTCGGACCTCGGGGCCTGGCAAGGCCTCCCCGTCAGCGTGGGGCAGCAGGGGGAGCACCAACAAGAAACCTGAGGGCCCAGGCTTGGTAGCCGGCTCCCTAACTAGCCGGCTGCGTGAGGAAAGGGGCAAGTGTCTCCCTTTCCTGGCCTCGGCttcctcgtctataaaatgggtgGGGGAGGATGTTTCTAAAGCCCTTCCCGCTGTGTGAGCCTATCGGGCCTAAAGGCACACGGTACACCCCAGGTCACCAGGCCGGACGGAGCCTTTCAGAGCGAGTGCGCCCAGGAAAGGCGTTCGGGCCCAGATGAGACCACATCCGGGAGGTGGGGGCCGTCGGGAGTCTGGGTCAGTCTTGCCAGACGAGGGGTGATCTGCCCGAGTCCTGGGGTCCAGGTCCCCCACGGAACTGTGGCCCAGGCAACCCCTCCGCCTAGCCAGACTCCCTCCCTGTCTCGGGACCCAGCGGAGCCAGGGGAAGGACGGCCGGGATTGCTGGCGGAAGCCCGTGCCCCTCCCTGCCAGGGGCACCCACTGccagcctcttcccctccccgtgTCTGCTCGCCATCCTCcacgccccccgccgcccccccccccaccccccgtcttgAGCGCCTACCGTCTACCAGGCGCTGGTCCGGGAGACACGGAAATGACTTGGCCGCCGGTCCTCCCGTTCGATCAGCACCACACCTATGCGAAGGAGATAGAAGTGTAGACCCCGGTGAGGCAAAGGCCTCCGAAAGCTGGCACTGGGCTGGGAACCGCCAGTGTGCAATGGGGGCTGCTTAcgcccattctacagatgaggagcTCAAGCTCAGCCAAGTTCAACAGAGACAGGCTGAGTGACTCCAGCACTCTCCCCAGCCCACTGCGTGGCACATTCCAAGCACCTTATTCCAGCCCACAACTACCCTCTGGCAAGGCCGCAGAACTACTCTCACAGATGTCGCCTGCCCCTCTGCTGGGCTTGCTGGACCTCCCTGACCAGGCCTCGGACCTGGGTCCCAGTCTGGCTGCCAgcggaggggtgtgtgtgtgggaccAGCCAAGTCTCCCCCCTCCCGGCCCTGGTCGGGGCGGCCAGAGGCAGAGCCGTCCTAAGCGTCCTAAAATAAAGCACCCTGGACAAAGCAACATCAGAACGGAATCCAAGCGTGGGGCGTGTGGATATTGTGGCTTTCGACTCGGGCAAAGGAGGGAAATGGCAGAGTGTCTCAAGTTTGGAGCTAACCACACAAGTTGGTACCGATGGCCTCTGGTGAGTGACATTCAAGGCCAAGGGCCCGCCCAACACCCCAGCCTTACTTACAGCTATGccgtcccctccctccacactcaccctggggcaggggaggggcgcggAGGTGGCTGCTGGTGGCCAGGAAGGCCCTCTGGCGGGGAGGTGGCCAGCCCCGCCCGAGAAAGCAGGGTTTAGCCACACTGCTCCTCAGGGGCCGGGCGCTGTCCCCACACCTCAACGCTGGCCACCACTTCTCGTGACCCCAGAGGCTACAATCAGCCCGGTGTCCCTCCCGCTGCCAGGTGGACCCACTCGAGACAGCCTGCAAGAGCCGGCCAGCCGCTGCTGGTGGCAGCTGGGGCTCGCCTCCCCTCACCCGTCCTCGGCCCAGGAAGCACCGGGGGGCCCCGCCCTcaccccttctttctcttccgGCCTCCCCTCTGgcctttctttcttcactttaCATACTGCAGAActgacattttttgttgtttgcagTTCCATAGATTTTTGGGACGTGTATAGATTCACACACCTACCACGGGGAAGTCAGGACCCCTGGCCGCGTCAtgctctcccctcacccctaGCCCCTGGCCACCACGGATCTGTTGTTGGCCATCACCCCggctctgttcttctttttcccaGTGTGTTATAATACGTAGAATCGTAGCGACTAGAACCATTTGAGACCGCCCCCTTCATTCAGCATAATGAATGAGATGCCTTTGAGGTCCATCCAAGCTGCTGGGCCAGTCAACGGTCTTCTCCTCtttatggcagagtaatattccacGGGACAGACGTGCCGGCTTGGCAAGCCAGCCACTCGCTGAAGGACCGCCGGGCCGTTCGCAGAGTCTGACAATTATGAATGGACCTCAGTCCCGCGGCATAAGGCCGGCCCTCGGGCCAAGCCCACCAGGCCTGGGCTGCATCAGTGACCCCAGCTCAGAGCCACAGCTGCCTTCCTCCGCCCGGTGACTCCTCGCCACCAACGCGTGCACGACATTCCCCTCCGCGCGGCAGGCCTGAACCTGCGAGGCAGGGGCCGTGGAGCGTGGCGGGGCCAGCCCGCAGGGACTGGGTACAGAAAGGGGACTACGGTGTCCCGGGCTCCATTTGACATCAGCAGCGCTCTTGGGGGGGACAGGCTTTATCCACAGGCACCGCCATCAGGTACCCGGGCTGGTGGGACCCGCTGTGgcctccccccagcccagcccccagcaaAGAGCTCATCACCAACAAAGGGCCCGAGGGCCTCCCAGGGACAAGGAAATCTCCAGAGAGAAGAATCCCCTGCACCTGCCTCGGCACAGCTAACTCCTCTGAGCACTAAGTTCTGTTCCTTCTTCACCCACAGCACAGGGCCCTGcctggggagggcaggtggggggctgTATCACTCCCATACACCCGCCAGCCCCTCCACACGCCCCATCCCCCAAGGCAAGCCACGTACACGGCCCCCTCAGATCTGCCCTTGAActtgcttcccttcccactcCAGGTGTTTTTCAGCCtggcctcactttttttttaatgttgattttatttattttgagacagaggaagaaaaagagagagaggcagagcgagagggatagagagaaaatcccaagcacgctccgtGCGGTCAGCACggtgcccgacatggggctcgatcccacaaaccgtgagaccatgacctgagccaaaatcaagagtcggaggcttaaccgtccgagccacccgggcgcccccagccTGGTCTCATTTTAACCTAAGTGAGGACAGAAGGCACCTTCCTTTGCTGTACCCCCTGCATCGCGTCTGAACCAGATGTGCGTTCGAATCCTGATTCTGCCCTCTTACCTGCTGTAGGGCTTGGGGCAGCTGGCTCACTGCAGCTCTCCCAGCCTTAGTTTCTGCCCCTGGGAAATGGGGGCCATGAGAACACTGGCTCCGTGCATGCGCTGGAGGATAGGGCGAGGGAACTCAGGGGGGGCCTGGGGCAAAGTGCCCTGCCCGCCCACACTCGcacttccctctctgccttcagcCATTCAGCCGTGCACAATGGAAAAAGCCTGCCCCATAGGGCGGTTGCTTCCTTCCCAGGGCCAGCTGCCTTCGAAGGGCCCCCAGGGCTTCCCCCAGGTGAGGCCAGCTGCCCGAGGAAGGCTGAGGGAAGGGGCAGCATGGAGGACAACCAGCCAAGCAAGGAACAGGTGCAGGGACATTGCAGCCTGCAGTCCCCTAGAGCCTGAGTTCAGGACCCTCTACGTTCTGCCCCTGGCtggcctctctgacctcagttccCAATAAAGCCAGCAAGTCGCTGTCCTTCTGAACAGTCGTTCCCATTTCTGAGCCACTGCCCCCGGGAGGGTCCTCCCTGCTCTCGGTCCCCCCACCCCGACACTCCTGGTTCTTTAAAGCCGCACGACCCCTCCCTCCGGGCAGCTTTCTGGGACACAAGCCCCTCCCGACTTCCATGGGTCTCAGTGTGGGTGACCCCTGGCCACTTCCAGCCCATAGGCCTAGTCACATCATGGGCGCCTGGGCTCCCAGAGACCCGGTGATCTGAAGGCAGGGTTGTTATCTCGTCCAAGCATCTTCCCACTGGGCCTCGGCATGCGGGCAGGCCCTTCATCGGCACAGGACTGACAGTTGGGCTGCGGGAAGCAGGCCTCCCGAACCCCCCCCAGAACACCCAAGATCACGCTATGTTAGATGTGGCAGGGCCCAAGGGGAGGCTCTGTTCCAAACACACACTGGACAGGGcagaaagctgaggcccagagacggCAGGGTCTGCCTCGGGCCACCCAGGAGCTGGTGGCAGAGGAGCACAGGAAAGGGGTTTCACGGTCAGGCAGGGCTGGGTTTGAATTTGACACCTCCTCCTGGCTGGTGGTCTCAGACAACCGGGTCCAGGGTGCCGAGGACACAGGAGAGTGGGTGCCAATGTCTCGGCAAAGGGCCCGGCCCATGGGGTGCCCGGGAAGCGGTGGGGGTCAGGACAGGCGGGGAGAGCAGGCGGGGAGACCTCACGACGGCCGCCTCCACGAAAGCTGCAGCCACCGCTAGACGGCCAGCGCCGCGGGCCGGGGCTTTCGGTAGGTCTGGCTCGCGGGGCTTGGGACACACTTCCTGGCATGGGAGgggctcagcaaatatttgcgaCCGAGtagtgagctggggaagggttTGAGAGCCCCCCACTGCTGGCCAAGCTCTGACTCCCTGCAGAATACACACACCCCCACGCATCAAGTGCGGGGACGTCTTGAGGCCAGGAAGAACATCCCTAAGAGCTCCCAGTGGCAGTAAGACAGAGAGGTCATGACTACACGGAGGCCGGGAAGGGAGAGGTTTGTCAGGGGTACAAAGTGCCAGGGGAGAATGGGAGGGGGCGTGGGGAATATACTGCACGATTAGGCCAACTTGGGCTCAAACCTCAACTCTTTCTCTTACTTGTCTGTGACCTCAGGAAACTTTCCTAACCCCTCTGAGCTTTCATCTCGTCCTTGGTGAAACCACACTGCTACTTCTGAGCTCACAGGGTTGTGATGAGACGCTGAGCACAGGCAGTCAAGGGGCCTGGCACCTGCTGTGAGCTCCATACAGGACAGCAATTAATGACATTGCTCATGGGGCGGCTGCCAAGGAAGGCCCTGCCCTGGCGGCAGGTCAGACGGGCCTGGGGCATCACTCCCGTGCTGGTCCTAAAGGACCTCTCCCAACCCCCCTACGGCCTCCCCAAGAAGCCTGCCTGGTTTCCATAGAAACGGCCGGACTGCAGAGCTGTCCCTGGCTTGGAGACTGTGCCCATGAGGGCTGGCTTAGAAACCTGaccggcagggggaggggagaggagaggaagggcgcctggggtccggaacaCCCACCAGCTGATTCGGGGCAGTTGCTGCTGAGTCTCAGAGCCAAGAACCACTTCCTTTTCGAACAAGACCCTCTGCTAAAGAGACAGTacacctgtccctcccccatctgGTAGGAACTGCCCCGGAGAGCATCCACCccagggctggaggcaggggacGAGGACTTCCAGACCAGGAATTCTCTGCAATCCCCATGACAACCCTAGGAGGACGGCTGTATCGTCACCCCCATTCTCCAGACGAGGAAACCAAGTGACTTATTCAAGCTTCTCGGGGTAAGTGGCAGAGTTGAAACTTGAACCGAGGTAACCGCACTTCAAATAGACATCCCGCGAGGAGCTGGGGTGTCTGGGCAGGGCCGGTGGTGAGGTCCGGGGAACCTGACCTCCAGGAAGAACTACGCTGTAAGCCATCTTCCTCCTCACATCTCACTTTGAAAGTCTCTGGCAGGTTGCCAGCATCCgaactccttccttccttcctggggtCCAGCCTCCCCTGGGTGAAGGCGCTGTGGCTCTGGCGGGACCAGGGCAGGGCCGCGGGGAGGCCCATTGTTCTGTTATCACACGGGTGCAAAATAGCTGGAAACAGAGTCTGGGGACAGGGCAgtgccaggggagggggcagtgagagGCGGAGAGAAGCGGAGGTGAGGAGGGAGCCCCAGCAAGGAGCCCATTCATCCACCCCGTCGTCCCTTCCTGGGGCAGTCCACCAGCCCCTTGGCCAAGATGGGGTCAAAAGACCCCCAACCCAGAGCCCCCAGCCTGGGTCTTCAGGCGGAGTGAATCTCACATCTCAAGGGCGGTACGGGAGAGGCTTGGGGATGAAGGGACCCACGTTCCTTACTAGCCCTATGCCTTTGGGCAGATTAACCTCTCCTGCACTGGAAATGGGGGTCATGGGGCCCGACTTACCAGCTTGTCGGCAAAGTTACAGCAAAACTAAGAAGCCGCAGGACACAAAGGGGGCTTGGCTAATGCCCATTGTCCTACGGACATCATCACAGTGACTGCTAAGGTGCAGGTGCGGTCCTCGTGGGTGGGTCTCGGGGCCTTCGGCCTTCGGGCTAAGGCACAAAGCCAAGCCGACTTCGGGGCAGCGCGTCCCTTGAGGGTGTAGTTATTCTAAAGGCTGAGCCGGCCTGAGGCAGTCAGCCTCGCCTGTCAAGTAGCTGGTGAGCCAGTCGAGGGCAGGGCCGTATCATCTCTCTCGCGCGTGTCCCACGTCACCCCTGGGCTCAGCGCGGATGCAAGGGAGCAGGGTGACAGgtagaaagggggggggggggaggagcatgATGCAAATCCCGCCGCGGTGACAGGCCTAGATCCTGAGTCAAGAAAGGGATTCCACGTCCCGTTTCCAAGAACCTCCAGGAACGTGGGAGCTGCCAATGGAGCCCTGAGTCACTGGCGGGGAGACAGGACAGCTGAGGTCACCAAAGACTGTGCCACCGCGGGAAAACCAGGCCCAACTGTGAGATTCagttaattcattcaaaaaaaaaaaaaaaaaaaaaaatgggagcgTGGTCTCTGGGGCCCTCCCGGCTGTGATAGTCATGATTGGGCTTCTAAATTCACACTGCAGCGGCACACGAGGCCCGAGCTCCCGCTGCCTGGGGGCCTCTTGGGGACACGCATATTTTATCCACGAGTTCTCTTTGTTTTGAAGGTGCCTGATTTCCAGAATTGCAGAGGAAAGCCCCAACTTTCATCATAAACAAACATCTGCAAATCGTCAGGGAcgaaaaaagtaataaacattccCTGCAGTGTCGGAAAGGGTGGGAGagcagaggacagggagggggcatCCCTGGGCCTCACCCCAGGGCCTGAGAGGGTTGCTGTGTGCAAGCGGGATTCAGCCCTTGAcggccatccatccatccatccggcCATCCATCGTCACTCAGAAGTCGCTGAGAGGGTCTTCCCGGTCCCTACCGTCACTCACAAAGGGCAGAGCACATGGGGAATTTCTGTCCTCTCAAGCCGGGAATGGGCCTGCCTCCCCCACAGCCTGGCGACCGCGTCAGGGCCCTCAAAAGCAGCTGGTGCTTCTGGATCCCATGGGACCATGATCCTGGGGACGGCCTGGCTTCCGGCTGCCATGGGGCCAGAGCTCTTGAGAGGGGGCAGTGGACATAGGTCAATACCCTaccgcccctcccacccctctccaaACCTCTACGAGGGGAGGACAACAGGGGCAAAAGGAACTTCCCTGCAGGGATGCCAACTTTTCTAGAAGCAAAAGGTGATTTGCCCTCTGGGTGGCTtgggggaggcaggcagaaggGTCCCTGTACTTTTCCCGGGATGCGGATGGGCCAGCCAGGACTGCCCATCTCCCCCAGGCTTGGGGGCTCTGGCTTAGTGGTCAAAGGAGTGGGTTAAGACTCAAAAGGCTTGTGTACCTGCAAGGCGTTGGGCCAGTGACACCACCTCTCtaggcctccgtttcctcatctgttaaatgggtgTAATAAGGCCACCTACCATCCACTGACGGGGAGGTGCACAAAAACACCCAGAACAGTACCTGTTCCATAGTGAAAGCTTAGTAAtgttgctgctgttattttgagACTAGGAGACTCAgcttctttgcctcagtttctcccttcaCCATACCAGCTTCAGAACAGTCCCCTTCAAGGGGCTACATGTGGATACAGAATGGGGTGTTTATAAGGGATGGCCAAAGAAGGAAATGGGAAGGGAACAGGGACTCCCTCTGGGTCCGGAGGCAGATGCGGCCCGGAGGCACTCACGACAGGGCAGGGAGAACCTGGAGAGGGTTTGGCAATGGATTGCAGGGATATGGGGCCCCTTGAGCTActaagcctgggtggctcccctCCATGTTTCCAGCTCTTGGCCAGGCCTGACCCTGACCGGGACACAAACCAGTGTGGCCAATGAGTAGCTGAGCTGCAGGATGAAGTGAAAATATTATAGGCCGGGAGTCAGAACATCGGGCACCCCGTCCTGCTGCCACCGCTACATGTCCCGGGGTAACTTCAGAGCCATCTGAGCATCACTTCCCTCCTCTGCGAAATGGACAGGCGTCATTCCTTTTCAGCCAGCCTTGCCTCCtatctcttccccaccctcctctctccaccccagtCACGCTGGCTCCTTACGGTTTGTCAAATACGGCAGAtacattcctgcctcagggcctttgcacaggctgatCTCTGCAGGATCTTTATTTACCCAAGCTATTCCCACAGTTCACTCTTTCAAAGCCTTGACTCACAAgtcacctcctcagggaggcCTCCTGGACCACCTTTATGTAAAATagcacccccacccctcgcctCGACACCCCCTGACACTCAACTTTTCCCCCTTCAACTCCCAATACGccatctaatttattttattatttgttcctCTACCCTTTAAGTGTCAGCTCCGTGAGGGAAAGAATCTTCATTTTGTTCTCAGCTATCTCTCAGTGCCTGGAACTGTGTCTGGCACTTCGTTCACTAAATCACCATTGGCGTCGGGCCCACAATTTGCTCAGTAAGTGAAAGCACAGAAGAGTCTAGAATTGCGTATGTCTAGGGGTCACTGCTAATTTCATGGCTCTCCTACCCGGCACACCGGCGAGGGGGAGGGCCTTTCTCCAGAGGGGCTGGAGGGTTGTCCATGGCTGAGGATAGAGTTGGAGAAGTTACTGcggggcctgggggcagggatCCAGCAAAAGTGTTGACAGCTAGACAATGGTGAGGGACTTTGGGTCTCAGCCCTCCACTCCAAATCTGGAAGGATTGATAAAACCTACAGCATGTGGGCGGGGAAAAAAAGACGCCAGGGCTGCTGATCCCCGGGGTACTGGAGCCAGAGGGGACCTCAGGGACCGGAcggcccattttatagatgggataACAGAGACCTGGAGAACACACAGTGCCTTATTTCCTAACAACCCAACGAGAAACACCTTTCCTCCTCCTGGGCTGAGGGTGAGGCTTCCGCTAATGAAGGCACAGTGCCCCCTCCTGGCACTCCAccaatgccccccaccccaacccactcTCCGTCCCTGCACTCTGGGCGGCAGGAAGAGAGGGTCTGCAGAGGGCCGTGGCCTTCTCCACACAGGCCACCAGACATGTAGGTCCAAGAGGCCGCACAGTTGGGGTGGGCATCCCTGCAGCCCTGATGCGTCCTCCCCGCAGGACTGTCCCACCAGGAAAAGTTTGTCTGAAGGAAATCAACCAGGAAGCGCGGGGCGGTGATGGGACCGCCGACTCGGCCTTGGCCATGGGCGCTGAGCTCTGGAGGAGCCGCGGGGTTCCCGGCCTCCGCCCTGCTCCTGCCCCCGCCCACCTAGCTCCGGCGGCGGAGAAACTGGCTCCCCCGGGGCCGCGAGGGGGCGGCGGGAGCCCGGgactgggtgggggcggggagggcggagCGAGGGGACGCAAAGCAAGCGCCGGATACTGCGGGGCGCGCCGGGGATGCGCGCGGGATTCTGGCGGTTCCTCGACAGACCCCCCTGGATGGGTGCGAGTATTTTGTCCGCGGCAGGAGCCCCAGCCCACGCAGAGCCAGGCCGATGGCCCCACACTGCCCCCTTCCTGCTGAGCGCGCGACTTAggggagactggggggggggggggcgacgtCTCCACCTGTGCTTTCCTGACCCTCCCACCCAACCACTGGGGCTTAGGCGCGGCTTCGGTTTcggcctcctccccctccccccctccccctaccTACCTCCCCGGCCGGGAGTCGGGGGTCTCTCCCGGTctggctccttcctcctccaaT is from Neofelis nebulosa isolate mNeoNeb1 chromosome 10, mNeoNeb1.pri, whole genome shotgun sequence and encodes:
- the TP53I11 gene encoding tumor protein p53-inducible protein 11; translated protein: MAAKQPPPLMKKHSQTDLVSRLKTRKILGVGGEDDDGEVHRSKISQVLGNEIKFAVREPLGLRVWQFASAVLFSGIAIMALAFPDQLYDAVFDGAQVTSKTPIRLYGGALLSISLIMWNALYTAEKVIIRWTLLTEACYFGVQFLVVSATLAETGLASLGILLLLASRLLFVVISVYYYYQVGRKPKKV